One Nocardia iowensis DNA window includes the following coding sequences:
- a CDS encoding SRPBCC family protein, which yields MADRTQRSIIIEAPSQQVMSVIADLESYPEWVSAAKSVEVQEKGPDGRARTARFVLDAGVVKDSYVLSYTWRPDNKAVSWTLVSGELQKAQNGTYELIDQPDGGTEVVYTLTVDLNIPMIGMFKRKAEKVITDTALKELKKRVEG from the coding sequence ATGGCCGACAGGACCCAGAGGTCGATCATCATCGAGGCCCCGTCGCAGCAGGTGATGTCCGTCATCGCCGACCTGGAGTCCTACCCGGAGTGGGTCTCGGCGGCGAAATCCGTAGAAGTGCAGGAGAAGGGGCCGGACGGACGGGCGCGCACCGCCCGATTCGTGCTGGACGCTGGCGTGGTGAAGGACAGCTACGTCCTCTCCTATACCTGGCGCCCTGACAATAAAGCGGTCAGCTGGACGCTGGTCAGCGGTGAACTGCAGAAGGCGCAGAACGGCACCTACGAACTCATCGATCAGCCCGACGGTGGCACCGAGGTCGTCTACACGCTGACCGTGGATCTGAATATCCCGATGATCGGCATGTTCAAACGCAAGGCCGAGAAGGTGATCACCGATACCGCGCTGAAAGAACTGAAGAAACGGGTCGAAGGCTGA
- a CDS encoding polyketide cyclase / dehydrase and lipid transport, whose protein sequence is MSTIQVADQTFVAAPGTAVAEILSAQNNWRRWWPDLTLVVREDRGDKGIRWTVSGALDGTMEVWLQPALDGVIVHYFLHAEPRPALAPNKMAAANRARRVAGKNMSFELKSRLEAGRPAGVAPAHAS, encoded by the coding sequence GTGAGCACTATCCAGGTCGCCGACCAGACCTTTGTCGCCGCACCGGGCACTGCCGTCGCCGAGATTCTGTCCGCGCAGAACAATTGGCGCCGCTGGTGGCCGGACCTGACCTTGGTCGTCCGGGAAGACCGGGGCGACAAGGGAATCCGCTGGACCGTGTCCGGCGCGCTGGACGGGACCATGGAAGTCTGGTTGCAGCCCGCGCTGGACGGGGTGATCGTGCACTACTTCCTGCACGCCGAGCCGCGACCCGCACTGGCGCCGAACAAGATGGCCGCCGCCAATCGGGCGCGCCGGGTGGCGGGCAAGAACATGTCGTTCGAGTTGAAGTCCCGGCTCGAGGCCGGCCGCCCGGCCGGTGTCGCGCCCGCCCACGCCTCCTGA
- a CDS encoding glycosyltransferase family 4 protein: MARTLLVTNDFPPRPGGIQSYLQALAGELPPDDLVVYAPRWRGDSHLKFDAKQKFQVVRHPTTLMLPTPLVMRRAARLLRSEKCDTVWFGAAAPLALMSPMLRRAGAERILASTHGHEVGWSMLPGARQALRQIGEHTDVITYVSKYTRQRFASAFGRNAALEYLPPGVDTETFRPDPAARAELRARYGLGDRPTILCLSRLVPRKGQDVLIVAMLEIRNRVPGAVLVIAGGGPYEEKLRQLAIALGVTDDVVFTGRVPSDELAAHHTLADVFAMPCRTRGAGLDVEGLGIVYLEASASGVPVVAGRSGGAPETVIEGETGRVVDGRSTQQITDALVDILSDRDEAARMGAAGRAFVEERWRWDTHGARLRQLLR; encoded by the coding sequence ATGGCCCGAACTCTGCTGGTGACCAATGATTTCCCGCCGCGGCCGGGTGGTATTCAGTCTTATCTGCAGGCCCTTGCCGGTGAGCTGCCGCCCGACGATCTGGTGGTGTACGCCCCACGCTGGCGCGGCGACAGTCATTTGAAGTTCGATGCCAAGCAGAAGTTCCAGGTGGTCCGCCATCCCACCACGCTGATGTTGCCGACCCCACTGGTTATGCGCCGAGCGGCGCGCCTGTTGCGCAGCGAGAAGTGCGACACGGTGTGGTTCGGCGCCGCCGCACCGCTCGCGCTGATGTCGCCGATGTTGCGCCGCGCGGGCGCCGAACGCATCCTGGCCAGCACGCACGGACACGAGGTCGGCTGGTCCATGCTGCCCGGCGCCCGGCAGGCGTTGCGCCAGATCGGTGAGCACACCGACGTCATCACCTATGTCAGCAAGTACACCCGGCAGCGTTTCGCGTCGGCGTTCGGGCGCAACGCGGCGCTCGAGTACCTGCCGCCGGGTGTGGACACCGAGACGTTCCGCCCGGACCCGGCCGCGCGCGCGGAGCTGCGTGCCCGCTACGGGCTCGGCGACCGCCCGACCATCCTGTGCCTGTCTCGCCTGGTCCCCCGCAAGGGTCAGGACGTACTGATCGTCGCCATGCTGGAGATCCGCAATCGCGTTCCCGGCGCGGTTCTGGTGATCGCGGGCGGCGGACCCTACGAGGAGAAACTGCGCCAACTCGCCATCGCGTTGGGCGTCACCGACGACGTCGTCTTCACCGGCCGGGTCCCCTCCGACGAACTGGCCGCCCATCACACCCTCGCCGACGTCTTCGCCATGCCATGCCGCACCCGCGGCGCCGGCCTCGACGTGGAAGGTCTCGGCATCGTCTACCTCGAAGCATCCGCGTCCGGCGTCCCGGTGGTAGCGGGCCGTTCCGGCGGCGCCCCGGAAACGGTCATCGAGGGCGAAACCGGCCGGGTGGTGGACGGCCGCTCGACCCAGCAGATCACCGACGCCCTGGTCGATATCCTGTCCGACCGCGACGAAGCCGCCCGCATGGGCGCCGCGGGCCGCGCCTTCGTCGAGGAACGCTGGCGCTGGGACACGCACGGCGCCCGGCTGCGCCAACTGCTGCGGTGA
- a CDS encoding NlpC/P60 family protein produces MGGALAVGILATAALYGGSTAGADPLALPATATEAVQRMIDLSRQSEQLNEQALVAQSDLDAKLVVQRDADAKLAASTDLVNQAREEVRKYQPIIDRTAIAAYQGARTNRLFAVLVSDSPQQLLDQMSTLDVLAAQTSAQLDQFKVATDAAASAETAAHRAADEARAAADKADSVRADLERKRGDLGGAIAQVVQAWSSLSTKDKSALAGSPFPPGFDRDTLLQGLVPGSGTSALAAGLTRVGDPYVWGATGPNQFDCSGLVQWAFKQVGKNVPRTSSAQASFGTPVAKDDLQPGDVVFFYPEISHVGIYAGNGLMLHASTFGVPVAVAPLGSTPYHSARRY; encoded by the coding sequence GTGGGAGGGGCGCTAGCGGTCGGAATCCTGGCCACCGCCGCCCTCTACGGTGGCAGTACGGCCGGAGCTGATCCGCTCGCACTCCCGGCCACCGCCACCGAGGCCGTGCAACGGATGATCGACCTCTCGCGACAGTCCGAACAACTCAACGAGCAGGCCCTCGTCGCACAGTCCGACCTCGACGCCAAGCTCGTGGTGCAACGCGACGCCGACGCCAAGCTGGCCGCGAGCACCGACCTGGTGAACCAGGCTCGCGAAGAAGTACGCAAGTACCAGCCGATCATTGATCGCACCGCGATCGCCGCCTATCAGGGCGCCCGCACCAACCGGCTGTTCGCCGTGCTGGTCAGCGATTCCCCGCAGCAACTGCTCGACCAGATGTCGACGCTGGACGTGCTGGCCGCACAGACCTCCGCTCAGCTGGACCAATTCAAGGTCGCCACCGACGCCGCGGCGTCCGCCGAGACGGCCGCCCACCGGGCCGCCGACGAAGCCCGCGCCGCCGCCGACAAGGCCGACTCGGTGCGCGCCGATCTGGAACGCAAGCGCGGCGACCTGGGCGGCGCCATCGCCCAGGTGGTGCAGGCTTGGAGCTCGCTGTCCACCAAGGACAAGTCCGCGCTCGCCGGTTCGCCGTTCCCGCCCGGTTTCGACCGCGACACGCTCCTGCAAGGACTGGTGCCCGGCAGCGGCACCAGCGCCCTCGCGGCGGGCCTCACCCGGGTCGGCGACCCCTATGTGTGGGGCGCGACCGGGCCGAACCAGTTCGACTGCTCCGGGCTCGTGCAGTGGGCGTTCAAACAGGTCGGCAAGAACGTGCCGCGGACCAGTTCCGCGCAGGCGTCCTTCGGCACGCCCGTCGCCAAGGACGACCTACAGCCCGGCGACGTGGTGTTCTTCTACCCCGAAATCTCCCACGTCGGCATCTACGCGGGCAACGGACTCATGTTGCACGCCTCTACCTTTGGTGTCCCGGTCGCCGTGGCGCCCCTCGGCTCCACGCCATACCACTCCGCTCGGCGATACTGA
- a CDS encoding C40 family peptidase, whose protein sequence is MTTKAVKRQAQRAVAAGAVGAATIGAFLLPAAPASAQPVTIPGVGTFEVPNEIQIPQGIPGIELPGQAPLPFVAPKRTVGEEALDAAMSKIGAPYVYGAAGPNAFDCSGLVKWSYEQAGLELPRTSGAQLAAGSPVSVDDLQPGDLVSFYGGGHSGLYAGDGNVVHAATSGTPVQVAPISSMPIAGARRF, encoded by the coding sequence ATGACGACCAAAGCCGTCAAGCGACAGGCGCAGCGTGCCGTCGCCGCCGGGGCCGTCGGCGCTGCCACCATCGGCGCGTTCCTGCTTCCGGCCGCCCCCGCATCGGCCCAGCCGGTGACCATCCCCGGCGTGGGGACGTTCGAAGTGCCGAACGAGATCCAGATCCCGCAGGGCATCCCCGGCATCGAGCTGCCCGGCCAGGCACCGCTGCCGTTCGTCGCCCCGAAGCGCACCGTCGGCGAGGAAGCCCTCGACGCCGCCATGAGCAAGATCGGCGCACCGTACGTCTACGGCGCCGCGGGCCCGAACGCGTTCGACTGCTCCGGCCTGGTCAAGTGGTCCTACGAGCAGGCGGGCCTGGAGCTGCCGCGCACCAGCGGCGCCCAGCTCGCCGCGGGCAGCCCGGTGTCGGTCGACGACCTGCAGCCCGGCGACCTGGTGTCGTTCTACGGCGGCGGCCACTCCGGCCTGTACGCCGGTGACGGCAATGTCGTGCACGCGGCCACCTCCGGAACGCCAGTGCAGGTCGCACCGATCTCCTCGATGCCGATCGCCGGAGCCCGTCGCTTCTGA
- a CDS encoding DEDD exonuclease domain-containing protein, whose protein sequence is MSDPAPRKAAAQQLVFDDLDTPLYDTTFVVVDLETTGTSPGADMITEIGAVKVRGGEVLGEFATLVNPGRAVPPAIVQVTGITTAMVYAAPPIESVLPGFLEFASGAVLVAHNARFDMAFLRAAAARSDTTWPTATVLCTVKLARRVLGRDEAPSVRLSALAQLLGASTQPTHRALDDARATVDVLHALIARVGNQGVHSLTELVDYLPDITPRQRAKRFLAADLPTAPGVYLFRGPADEVLYIGTAVNLRRRVRNYFTGSETRGRMKEMVSLATRVDHVVCAHALEAGVRELRLLVAHTPPYNRRSKFPKRAWWITLTDEPFPRFSVVRTPNRDALGPFNSRADAAELAVVIAEYTGLRTCGTRLPRRGRHACPPAVVGGCPAANGVPISTEEYAPAPALVRALFAGYSDAPVRAMLDRIETHSRAEHFEAAARLRDRTVAVIRALRRTQRLAAVARIAELIAAHPDGAGGWEFAVIRYGRLAGAGNAVRGVPPMPVVEQIVAAAETVIPEGDNARSDVAGATGPENEPAQDWVPVNVPPLRGASPEEAALVARWLARAGVRIVRTTEGYREPMYGAGRWMGWAEVADTAARAQPAADAYIDR, encoded by the coding sequence GTGTCCGACCCCGCCCCGCGCAAGGCCGCCGCTCAGCAGTTGGTCTTCGACGACCTCGACACGCCCCTCTATGACACCACCTTCGTGGTCGTCGACCTGGAAACCACCGGGACCAGCCCGGGCGCCGACATGATCACCGAGATCGGTGCGGTCAAGGTGCGCGGCGGTGAGGTGCTCGGCGAGTTCGCCACGCTGGTCAATCCGGGCCGGGCGGTACCACCCGCGATCGTGCAGGTCACCGGGATCACCACCGCCATGGTGTACGCCGCGCCGCCGATCGAGTCGGTGCTGCCCGGCTTCCTCGAATTCGCCTCCGGTGCGGTGCTCGTCGCGCACAACGCGCGCTTCGACATGGCGTTCCTGCGCGCCGCCGCGGCCCGCAGCGACACCACCTGGCCCACCGCGACCGTGCTGTGCACCGTGAAGCTGGCCCGCCGCGTGCTCGGCCGGGACGAGGCGCCGTCGGTCCGGTTGAGCGCGCTGGCCCAACTGCTCGGCGCCAGCACTCAGCCGACACACCGCGCCCTGGACGACGCTCGGGCGACCGTCGACGTGCTGCACGCGCTGATCGCCCGAGTCGGCAACCAAGGGGTGCACAGCCTCACCGAACTGGTCGACTACCTGCCCGACATCACACCGCGCCAGCGCGCCAAGCGCTTCCTCGCCGCCGACCTGCCCACCGCCCCCGGCGTGTACCTGTTCCGCGGCCCAGCCGACGAGGTCCTCTATATCGGCACCGCGGTGAATCTGCGTCGCCGAGTACGCAATTACTTCACCGGTTCGGAGACCCGTGGCCGGATGAAGGAGATGGTTTCCCTGGCCACCCGGGTGGACCATGTTGTCTGCGCGCACGCGCTGGAGGCCGGGGTGCGCGAGCTGCGACTGCTCGTCGCGCATACTCCGCCGTATAACCGCCGCTCGAAGTTTCCCAAGCGCGCCTGGTGGATCACGCTCACCGACGAACCGTTCCCCCGATTCTCCGTCGTGCGCACTCCCAACCGGGATGCGCTTGGGCCGTTCAACTCCCGTGCCGACGCGGCCGAGCTGGCGGTGGTGATCGCCGAATACACCGGTCTGCGCACCTGCGGCACGCGCCTGCCGCGCCGCGGCAGGCACGCGTGCCCGCCCGCGGTCGTCGGCGGTTGTCCGGCGGCTAATGGAGTGCCTATTAGTACAGAGGAATACGCGCCCGCTCCAGCGCTCGTCCGCGCACTGTTCGCAGGCTATTCCGATGCGCCGGTGCGGGCCATGCTCGACCGCATCGAAACTCACTCCCGCGCCGAGCATTTCGAGGCCGCCGCGCGGCTGCGCGACCGCACCGTCGCCGTGATCCGCGCGCTGCGCCGCACCCAACGACTCGCCGCCGTCGCGCGCATCGCGGAATTGATCGCCGCCCACCCGGACGGTGCGGGCGGATGGGAGTTCGCGGTGATCCGCTACGGCCGACTCGCGGGAGCGGGGAATGCGGTGCGAGGAGTGCCGCCGATGCCGGTGGTCGAACAGATCGTCGCCGCGGCCGAAACGGTGATCCCGGAGGGTGACAACGCGCGAAGCGACGTTGCGGGCGCGACTGGGCCGGAGAACGAGCCCGCGCAGGATTGGGTACCGGTGAACGTGCCGCCGCTGCGTGGCGCGTCACCGGAGGAAGCGGCGCTCGTCGCCCGCTGGCTGGCGCGAGCGGGGGTGCGAATCGTGCGCACCACCGAGGGCTATCGCGAGCCCATGTACGGCGCCGGACGCTGGATGGGATGGGCAGAGGTAGCGGATACGGCGGCGCGCGCCCAACCTGCCGCGGACGCATACATAGACCGCTGA
- a CDS encoding Lrp/AsnC family transcriptional regulator: protein MITAIVMIDADNGRIPETAQAVADTEGVAEVYSCAGDVDLIAIVRVRDHEQIAEVVTGRIDKVEGVARTTTHIAFKSYSSADVEAGFSLGE, encoded by the coding sequence ATGATTACCGCGATCGTGATGATTGACGCCGACAACGGCCGCATTCCGGAAACCGCGCAGGCCGTGGCGGACACCGAGGGCGTCGCCGAGGTCTACTCCTGTGCGGGCGATGTGGATCTGATCGCGATCGTGCGGGTGCGTGATCACGAACAGATCGCCGAGGTGGTGACCGGCCGGATCGACAAGGTCGAGGGTGTCGCCAGGACCACCACGCACATCGCGTTCAAGTCCTACTCCAGCGCGGATGTCGAGGCCGGGTTCTCACTGGGGGAGTGA